TAGTCAAAGATATTTTTATTGCTGTAAATCTCAAATAATTTTTCGATATCTGTTTCTTCAATTTTTCGCAATATAACTTTATCAGTCATTATCTGGGGAAATTGATCATATAAATTAATCATGACCACTCCAATAACACGGGAATACTTGCCATAATCCGGTTCCTCCTATTTTTTGCTCATGAATTCGGCCCTGGTCATCGAATAAGCTTTGACATCTCTGATTTCACCGGTATATATCTTTTCTGCTTGTCGGATTGTCCCTTCATAAAGAAAACCACATTTTTCAATAACCCGCTGCGATCCCCGATTTGATGGATAATGCACGACCGAGATCAAGCTGAGCGCAAGGGTATCAAAACCATAGGCCAATACCGCTCTGGCGGCTGCGGTCATAATCCCCTGCCCCCAATAATCCTCGCTTAAAGCGTAACCCAGCATCCGGGCCTGATCATTTTGACGATGGGGATCGTCAATCAATCCAATTGAGCCGATAATCTTTTTGTCCTTTTCAATCCCCCAGATATTTTCTTTGTCAATAAAGATGGCCTTCATGATTTCCATTGTTTCCTCAATGCTTTCATGCGGTTTCCAGCCCGCCCGGGGGCCAACATTTTTACTTTTGGAATAGGCATAAACATCGTTGCTGTCTGACATTGTCAGCGGCCTTAAGAGCAGGTTTTTTATCTTAATATTCTTCATTTTATCCTCTCACTACAAAGTATAACAGGTAATTGCGAAATTAAAAAACATCAAACAACGGTTGCTTTGGGTGCAGTTTTCACAAACAATTTTGTAACGTGTAGGCGAACAGTTCATCGAACTGTCCGCCTACAGTGTAGAAATTGTTTTGTGCGAAACTGAGCACAAAGCTCATGGTACTTCCGCAATTACCTACAAAGTATAACATCGTGTAATTGCCGGTTCCTGTCATCATGATCAATCATGCGTTTGTTTATCCCACCATCGACGGGGATCGATACCTTTGCCTTTCAGCCAGATCATCAACTTTAATCTACCCTGGTGCAATGCAATTAACTAAAACTTTGCTGCTTTATAAAATTCAGACCCTTAGTGCCCCGCGAAACCCTCTGGCTCCATAATAAGAAGGTGCACTGTTATGATACACAAAGACTTGGCCGTAGCGACGATCAGCAAAAAGCGCACCGCCAAGTTTTCTAATTTCAGGTGGTGTTTTCACCCAGCTTGAAGTTTTTGTATCAAAATCCCCCAGTTTCTGTAACTCCCGATATTGTTTTTCCGTCAAAAGTGTAATACCCATAGCCG
This is a stretch of genomic DNA from Acetobacterium woodii DSM 1030. It encodes these proteins:
- a CDS encoding GNAT family N-acetyltransferase, with translation MKNIKIKNLLLRPLTMSDSNDVYAYSKSKNVGPRAGWKPHESIEETMEIMKAIFIDKENIWGIEKDKKIIGSIGLIDDPHRQNDQARMLGYALSEDYWGQGIMTAAARAVLAYGFDTLALSLISVVHYPSNRGSQRVIEKCGFLYEGTIRQAEKIYTGEIRDVKAYSMTRAEFMSKK